A region from the Variovorax sp. RKNM96 genome encodes:
- a CDS encoding YidB family protein, which yields MGLLDSVLGQVLGGAGQQQQPQGGGIGGLGDLGGLAGALGGLLANNGGQGGLGGLVSKFEQAGMGDVIGSWIGKGDNQPVSGDQLQNALGSDTIASIASKLGINAQTLLPMLATMLPALIDQLTPHGKVPDQGLGNHDDLLGSLSGLLQGKQS from the coding sequence ATGGGATTGCTCGATTCAGTACTCGGTCAAGTGCTCGGAGGCGCTGGCCAACAGCAGCAACCGCAAGGCGGAGGCATCGGGGGATTGGGAGATCTCGGCGGCCTGGCCGGTGCACTGGGTGGCCTGCTCGCCAACAACGGCGGTCAAGGCGGCCTGGGGGGTCTGGTCTCGAAATTTGAGCAGGCTGGCATGGGCGATGTCATCGGCTCGTGGATCGGCAAGGGGGACAACCAGCCGGTCTCGGGCGACCAACTGCAAAACGCACTGGGCAGCGACACCATTGCCAGCATTGCCTCCAAGCTCGGCATCAACGCGCAAACGCTGCTGCCCATGCTCGCCACCATGCTGCCGGCACTCATCGACCAGCTCACGCCCCATGGCAAGGTGCCGGACCAAGGTCTTGGCAACCACGACGATCTGCTGGGTTCGCTCAGCGGCTTGCTGCAAGGCAAGCAGTCCTGA
- a CDS encoding MFS transporter encodes MNRNLWLLAICQGLFLTNNVTFIAINGLVGLGIAPRGWMATLPVMGYVVGGALTTGLVARTQQRFGRRGSFQIGLAVALGSALLCAYAAISKNFWLLCFATVVAGYYNANANLYRFAAAELAAPAWREKAVSLVMAGGLIGAVAGPNLASATRELFAVPFAGAYIALAAVALLSMAVMRFIDFPAPLTRQQALGGRPLSEIMRQPVFIVAAAAGALGFGVMNLLMAATPIAMQICSLPFSDAALVLEWHVIGMFAPGFFTGHLIRRFGALPVMGVGLALNLGCIAVALSGVELQHFLVALCLLGVGWNFLFTGSTTLSLTAYTAEERDRAQGALNFCVFATLALTSFASGVLVTTQGWQLLNYGSLVPVVLTGAALLWLARTRRRSAAA; translated from the coding sequence ATGAACCGCAACCTCTGGCTCCTGGCCATCTGCCAGGGCCTCTTCCTGACCAACAACGTCACCTTCATCGCCATCAACGGACTGGTGGGCCTCGGCATCGCGCCGCGCGGCTGGATGGCGACGCTGCCGGTGATGGGCTATGTGGTGGGCGGCGCGCTCACCACCGGGCTGGTGGCGCGCACGCAGCAGCGCTTCGGCCGCCGCGGGTCGTTCCAGATCGGGCTGGCGGTGGCGTTGGGTTCGGCGCTGCTGTGCGCGTACGCAGCGATCTCGAAGAACTTCTGGCTGCTGTGCTTCGCGACTGTCGTGGCCGGCTACTACAACGCCAACGCCAATCTCTACCGTTTTGCAGCGGCCGAACTCGCGGCGCCGGCATGGCGCGAGAAGGCGGTGTCGCTGGTGATGGCCGGCGGGCTGATCGGCGCGGTGGCGGGCCCCAACCTCGCATCCGCCACGCGCGAACTCTTCGCCGTGCCATTCGCGGGCGCCTACATCGCGCTCGCGGCGGTGGCGCTGCTTTCGATGGCGGTGATGCGCTTCATCGACTTTCCCGCGCCGCTGACCCGCCAGCAGGCCCTGGGCGGTCGGCCGCTCTCCGAAATCATGCGGCAGCCGGTGTTCATCGTTGCCGCCGCCGCGGGCGCCCTGGGCTTCGGCGTGATGAACCTGCTGATGGCCGCCACGCCGATCGCGATGCAGATCTGCAGCCTGCCGTTTTCCGACGCCGCGCTGGTGCTCGAATGGCACGTGATCGGCATGTTCGCGCCGGGCTTCTTCACCGGCCACCTGATCCGCCGCTTCGGCGCGCTGCCGGTGATGGGCGTGGGGCTCGCGCTCAATCTGGGCTGCATCGCCGTCGCGCTGTCGGGGGTGGAGCTGCAGCACTTCCTCGTGGCGCTGTGCCTGCTCGGCGTGGGCTGGAATTTCCTGTTCACCGGCAGCACGACGCTTTCGCTCACGGCTTACACCGCAGAGGAGCGCGACCGGGCCCAGGGTGCGCTCAATTTCTGCGTGTTCGCGACGCTGGCGCTGACCTCGTTCGCCTCGGGCGTGCTGGTCACGACCCAAGGCTGGCAACTGCTGAACTACGGCTCGCTGGTGCCAGTGGTGCTGACCGGCGCGGCACTGCTGTGGCTCGCGCGGACGCGGCGGCGCTCGGCTGCTGCCTGA
- a CDS encoding alpha/beta hydrolase: MSDALPLPQRVPLSTPDGETLALRRLPVAGTPRAVVVVVHGLGEHAGRYHGLAKRLHEWGFAVWAHDHFGHGESTGARGGLSSELRLVDDLALVIDDARRENPGVPVVLLGHSLGGLVAASLVARGVRPVDGLVLSSPGLDPGLSGFQKALLAVLPRVAPNLRVGNGLDDNFLSHDRAVVQAYRDDPLTHDRIGSRLARFLAYEGATVQQAAARWPVPTLLVYAGDDRLVKPAASRAFAAAAAPGGRVEAQCFETLYHEIFNELDAEPVFAALQRWLDKRFPSN; encoded by the coding sequence TTGAGCGACGCGCTGCCGTTGCCGCAACGGGTGCCGCTGTCTACCCCGGACGGCGAGACGCTGGCCCTGCGCCGGTTGCCCGTTGCTGGGACGCCTCGCGCCGTGGTGGTCGTGGTGCACGGCCTCGGCGAGCATGCGGGGCGCTACCACGGGCTCGCGAAGCGGCTGCACGAATGGGGCTTCGCGGTCTGGGCGCACGACCATTTCGGCCATGGCGAATCGACCGGTGCACGCGGCGGCCTGTCGAGCGAGCTGCGGCTGGTCGACGACCTTGCGCTGGTGATCGACGATGCGCGCCGCGAGAACCCCGGTGTGCCGGTCGTGCTGCTTGGGCACAGCCTTGGCGGCTTGGTCGCGGCCAGCCTGGTGGCGCGTGGGGTGCGGCCCGTCGATGGCCTGGTGCTCTCGTCGCCGGGGCTCGATCCGGGCCTGAGCGGGTTCCAGAAAGCCCTGCTCGCGGTGCTGCCGCGCGTCGCGCCGAACCTGCGCGTGGGCAACGGGCTCGACGACAACTTTCTTTCGCACGACCGTGCCGTGGTGCAGGCCTATCGCGACGATCCGCTCACGCACGACCGCATCGGCAGCCGGCTTGCGCGGTTCCTGGCGTACGAAGGAGCCACGGTGCAGCAGGCAGCGGCGCGCTGGCCGGTGCCCACGCTGCTGGTCTATGCGGGCGACGACCGGCTCGTGAAACCCGCCGCCAGCCGTGCGTTCGCAGCGGCCGCAGCGCCCGGCGGCAGGGTCGAAGCGCAGTGCTTCGAGACCCTGTACCACGAGATCTTCAACGAGCTTGACGCCGAGCCGGTGTTCGCCGCGCTGCAGCGCTGGCTCGACAAGCGGTTTCCGTCGAACTGA